From Anopheles funestus chromosome 3RL, idAnoFuneDA-416_04, whole genome shotgun sequence, a single genomic window includes:
- the LOC125767444 gene encoding uncharacterized protein LOC125767444 isoform X1 — MGALGAIVFAILVRMVVGNTMEVHVKQPDAEMYHRQDMKRGEFDYGYHVQTVNNQFQHKVKGPDDVTYGCYGYVDPSNRKHLVYYVADRMGYRIIFPNRPTKIFTAKLADSLNKLDGVVKGKDYDEKVVEWNNLYMPESCFRLHEILEPAASNQSPVQQVSPTRVPATSQVQVQPIPAKQAQPTGPALPQPTQYTVPTTPRTFVDQTGASSVGNDRYDSYGQPQPSYTGIYVQGNNDPGKRRQDDDYVDQFEASGQQQLPQRPPSNWQGSLPDINPANINLDQFNGQVYPIHTVGYETHGAGVQTTTGQFSTTQHNLNITQLLAQIEAVNSQVITLNMLLAGMARNPTAYGNANENSCRSVVQLLQTQKRTPQLVYVPILIPYTEGQYNINQPIAPVSSEAYPGQQHSN; from the exons ATGGGTGCCCTAGGAGCG ATAGTGTTTGCCATTCTTGTGCGGATGGTGGTGGGCAATACGATGGAGGTACATGTAAAGCAACCGGATGCCGAAATGTACCATCGGCAGGATATGAAACGTGGTGAATTCGACTACGGTTACCACGTACAGACGGTTAACAACCAGTTCCAGCACAAGGTAAAAGGTCCGGATGATGTGACTTACGGTTGCTATGGCTACGTGGATCCTTCGAATCGTAAACATCTCGTGTACTACGTCGCGGATCGCATGGGCTATCGGATCATCTTCCCGAACCGTCCCACAAAGATCTTTACCGCGAAACTTGCGGACAGTTT AAATAAACTGGATGGTGTGGTTAAGGGCAAAGATTACGACGAAAAGGTGGTGGAATGGAATAATCTTTACATGCCCGAGTCGTGCTTCCGACTGCACGAGATTTTAGAACCTGCCGCTAGCAATCAGTCGCCGGTGCAACAAGTTTCGCCTACACGCGTTCCGGCGACGTCGCAAGTGCAGGTTCAGCCTATTCCAGCAAAACAAGCTCAACCGACCGGGCCAGCATTGCCACAACCTACACAATATACGGTACCAACTACACCGCGTACCTTCGTTGATCAGACTGGTGCAAGTTCTGTGGGAAATGATCGTTATGATAGCTACGGGCAACCGCAACCTTCCTACACCGGTATCTACGTGCAGGGCAATAACGATCCAGGAAAGAGGCGTCAAGATGATGATTACGTTGATCAATTCGAGGCCAGCGGACAACAGCAGTTGCCACAACGGCCACCATCAAACTGGCAAGGCTCCCTGCCGGACATTAACCCGGCAAATATAAACCTGGACCAGTTCAATGGACAAGTATATCCCATCCACACCGTTGGCTATGAGACACACGGAGCTGGCGTACAAACGACGACTGGTCAGTTTTCTACCACTCAGCACAACCTAAACATTACgcagcttctggcacagattgAAGCGGTCAACTCACAGGTTATCACGCTCAACATGCTACTGGCGGGAATGGCAAGGAACCCAACTGCCTACGGTAACGCGAACGAAAACAGTTGCCGCAGTGTAGTGCAGCTGCTGCAGACTCAAAAACGCACACCCCAGCTTGTGTACGTGCCGATCCTAATCCCATACACCGAAGGTCAGTACAACATTAATCAACCGATCGCACCGGTCAGCTCGGAAGCCTACCCAGGTCAACAACATTCTAACTGA
- the LOC125767444 gene encoding uncharacterized protein LOC125767444 isoform X3 yields the protein MVVGNTMEVHVKQPDAEMYHRQDMKRGEFDYGYHVQTVNNQFQHKVKGPDDVTYGCYGYVDPSNRKHLVYYVADRMGYRIIFPNRPTKIFTAKLADSLNKLDGVVKGKDYDEKVVEWNNLYMPESCFRLHEILEPAASNQSPVQQVSPTRVPATSQVQVQPIPAKQAQPTGPALPQPTQYTVPTTPRTFVDQTGASSVGNDRYDSYGQPQPSYTGIYVQGNNDPGKRRQDDDYVDQFEASGQQQLPQRPPSNWQGSLPDINPANINLDQFNGQVYPIHTVGYETHGAGVQTTTGQFSTTQHNLNITQLLAQIEAVNSQVITLNMLLAGMARNPTAYGNANENSCRSVVQLLQTQKRTPQLVYVPILIPYTEGQYNINQPIAPVSSEAYPGQQHSN from the exons ATGGTGGTGGGCAATACGATGGAGGTACATGTAAAGCAACCGGATGCCGAAATGTACCATCGGCAGGATATGAAACGTGGTGAATTCGACTACGGTTACCACGTACAGACGGTTAACAACCAGTTCCAGCACAAGGTAAAAGGTCCGGATGATGTGACTTACGGTTGCTATGGCTACGTGGATCCTTCGAATCGTAAACATCTCGTGTACTACGTCGCGGATCGCATGGGCTATCGGATCATCTTCCCGAACCGTCCCACAAAGATCTTTACCGCGAAACTTGCGGACAGTTT AAATAAACTGGATGGTGTGGTTAAGGGCAAAGATTACGACGAAAAGGTGGTGGAATGGAATAATCTTTACATGCCCGAGTCGTGCTTCCGACTGCACGAGATTTTAGAACCTGCCGCTAGCAATCAGTCGCCGGTGCAACAAGTTTCGCCTACACGCGTTCCGGCGACGTCGCAAGTGCAGGTTCAGCCTATTCCAGCAAAACAAGCTCAACCGACCGGGCCAGCATTGCCACAACCTACACAATATACGGTACCAACTACACCGCGTACCTTCGTTGATCAGACTGGTGCAAGTTCTGTGGGAAATGATCGTTATGATAGCTACGGGCAACCGCAACCTTCCTACACCGGTATCTACGTGCAGGGCAATAACGATCCAGGAAAGAGGCGTCAAGATGATGATTACGTTGATCAATTCGAGGCCAGCGGACAACAGCAGTTGCCACAACGGCCACCATCAAACTGGCAAGGCTCCCTGCCGGACATTAACCCGGCAAATATAAACCTGGACCAGTTCAATGGACAAGTATATCCCATCCACACCGTTGGCTATGAGACACACGGAGCTGGCGTACAAACGACGACTGGTCAGTTTTCTACCACTCAGCACAACCTAAACATTACgcagcttctggcacagattgAAGCGGTCAACTCACAGGTTATCACGCTCAACATGCTACTGGCGGGAATGGCAAGGAACCCAACTGCCTACGGTAACGCGAACGAAAACAGTTGCCGCAGTGTAGTGCAGCTGCTGCAGACTCAAAAACGCACACCCCAGCTTGTGTACGTGCCGATCCTAATCCCATACACCGAAGGTCAGTACAACATTAATCAACCGATCGCACCGGTCAGCTCGGAAGCCTACCCAGGTCAACAACATTCTAACTGA
- the LOC125767444 gene encoding uncharacterized protein LOC125767444 isoform X2, producing the protein MGALGAVVFAILVRMVVGNTMEVHVKQPDAEMYHRQDMKRGEFDYGYHVQTVNNQFQHKVKGPDDVTYGCYGYVDPSNRKHLVYYVADRMGYRIIFPNRPTKIFTAKLADSLNKLDGVVKGKDYDEKVVEWNNLYMPESCFRLHEILEPAASNQSPVQQVSPTRVPATSQVQVQPIPAKQAQPTGPALPQPTQYTVPTTPRTFVDQTGASSVGNDRYDSYGQPQPSYTGIYVQGNNDPGKRRQDDDYVDQFEASGQQQLPQRPPSNWQGSLPDINPANINLDQFNGQVYPIHTVGYETHGAGVQTTTGQFSTTQHNLNITQLLAQIEAVNSQVITLNMLLAGMARNPTAYGNANENSCRSVVQLLQTQKRTPQLVYVPILIPYTEGQYNINQPIAPVSSEAYPGQQHSN; encoded by the exons ATGGGTGCCCTAGGAGCGGTAG TGTTTGCCATTCTTGTGCGGATGGTGGTGGGCAATACGATGGAGGTACATGTAAAGCAACCGGATGCCGAAATGTACCATCGGCAGGATATGAAACGTGGTGAATTCGACTACGGTTACCACGTACAGACGGTTAACAACCAGTTCCAGCACAAGGTAAAAGGTCCGGATGATGTGACTTACGGTTGCTATGGCTACGTGGATCCTTCGAATCGTAAACATCTCGTGTACTACGTCGCGGATCGCATGGGCTATCGGATCATCTTCCCGAACCGTCCCACAAAGATCTTTACCGCGAAACTTGCGGACAGTTT AAATAAACTGGATGGTGTGGTTAAGGGCAAAGATTACGACGAAAAGGTGGTGGAATGGAATAATCTTTACATGCCCGAGTCGTGCTTCCGACTGCACGAGATTTTAGAACCTGCCGCTAGCAATCAGTCGCCGGTGCAACAAGTTTCGCCTACACGCGTTCCGGCGACGTCGCAAGTGCAGGTTCAGCCTATTCCAGCAAAACAAGCTCAACCGACCGGGCCAGCATTGCCACAACCTACACAATATACGGTACCAACTACACCGCGTACCTTCGTTGATCAGACTGGTGCAAGTTCTGTGGGAAATGATCGTTATGATAGCTACGGGCAACCGCAACCTTCCTACACCGGTATCTACGTGCAGGGCAATAACGATCCAGGAAAGAGGCGTCAAGATGATGATTACGTTGATCAATTCGAGGCCAGCGGACAACAGCAGTTGCCACAACGGCCACCATCAAACTGGCAAGGCTCCCTGCCGGACATTAACCCGGCAAATATAAACCTGGACCAGTTCAATGGACAAGTATATCCCATCCACACCGTTGGCTATGAGACACACGGAGCTGGCGTACAAACGACGACTGGTCAGTTTTCTACCACTCAGCACAACCTAAACATTACgcagcttctggcacagattgAAGCGGTCAACTCACAGGTTATCACGCTCAACATGCTACTGGCGGGAATGGCAAGGAACCCAACTGCCTACGGTAACGCGAACGAAAACAGTTGCCGCAGTGTAGTGCAGCTGCTGCAGACTCAAAAACGCACACCCCAGCTTGTGTACGTGCCGATCCTAATCCCATACACCGAAGGTCAGTACAACATTAATCAACCGATCGCACCGGTCAGCTCGGAAGCCTACCCAGGTCAACAACATTCTAACTGA
- the LOC125767440 gene encoding uncharacterized protein LOC125767440 → MNPTCVIIFLFQLFAIMVAVSATDDAFNIELKQKDAEVYHEQSFGRNEFNYGYQVERTNSQFQHKVKGPDDVTYGCYGYIDPDGEKHLVYYIADRLGYRLLAPDQPTKVFTDRVANSVNRLDADLQGRKLDEKVVAWNDLYLPSTCRRLNEIVSITPPPTTVSPVQSSPVNNLQDGALIWGSNGQGTALRPGDEINTGSASGDQDNFGGESSSGIDNRPSQPVIEVSTQANISSSGGTVSISYNKPTVNDGEVKFTIGEKERDEEAKHNADDDRLRSTTPHSIPLTATTPRRDVISHIPQQGPSLAPKQTPFPPRTTYLPVTTTSSPPIIRVPDQPHSHPTPSQSNCGHDPFAPRPKYPSSIAQFNGFVFPINRNCDDSGRNTAELLAQMQSLNEMVLKVSNTLHMLIETDRTNHTSASDTCERVLELLNIQQPVPLLVYVPIMVPYLDVGINSGTKPSVNPASYAFAKTCSECK, encoded by the exons ATGAATCCAACGTGTGTAATCATT TTTTTATTCCAGCTCTTTGCCATAATGGTCGCCGTATCGGCTACTGATGATGCGTTCAACATTGAGCTTAAACAGAAGGACGCCGAAGTGTACCACGAGCAGAGCTTTGGCAGAA ATGAGTTCAATTACGGGTATCAGGTGGAGCGAACAAACAGTCAGTTCCAGCATAAGGTCAAGGGTCCAGATGATGTAACGTACGGTTGCTACGGGTACATCGATCCGGATGGTGAAAAGCACCTCGTGTATTATATTGCGGATCGGTTAGGCTACCGGCTATTGGCACCGGATCAACCAACAAAAGTTTTTACCGACCGTGTAGCTAACAGTGT TAATAGGCTTGATGCGGATCTTCAGGGTCGTAAGCTGGACGAGAAAGTTGTCGCGTGGAACGATCTTTACCTTCCCTCAACCTGTCGACGATTGAATGAGATTGTTAGTattacaccaccaccaacaacagtTAGTCCTGTTCAATCCAGTCCAGTTAACAATCTACAAGATGGAGCATTGATTTGGGGGTCTAATGGGCAAGGTACAGCTCTTAGACCAGGAGATGAAATTAATACAGGATCTGCTAGTGGAGATCAGGATAATTTCGGGGGTGAAAGTTCTTCAGGAATAGATAATCGTCCAAGTCAACCAGTTATAGAGGTGTCGACGCAAGCGAATATCTCAAGTTCTGGTGGAACCGTCTCCATTAGTTACAATAAACCTACGGTAAACGATGGAGAAGTAAAATTCACAATtggtgagaaagagagagacgaAGAAGCTAAACATAATGCAGATGATGATCGTCTTCGATCTACCACGCCTCATTCTATTCCTCTAACTGCTACAACTCCTCGTCGAGATGTCATAAGTCATATACCACAACAGGGACCTTCACTTGCTCCAAAACAGACGCCATTTCCTCCACGTACTACCTACCTTCCGGTAACGACAACCTCCAGTCCGCCGATAATTCGTGTTCCAGATCAACCGCATTCCCATCCCACCCCTTCCCAATCGAACTGTGGCCACGATCCATTTGCTCCGCGTCCCAAATATCCCAGCTCTATTGCACAGTTCAACGGGTTCGTGTTCCCGATCAATCGTAACTGTGACGATAGTGGTCGTAACACAGCGGAGTTGCTCGCACAGATGCAATCGCTCAATGAGATGGTCCTGAAGGTGAGCAATACACTTCACATGTTGATCGAAACCGACCGTACGAATCATACCTCTGCCAGCGACACCTGTGAACGCGTGCTGGAGCTGCTCAATATCCAGCAGCCAGTGCCGCTGTTGGTGTATGTACCCATCATGGTGCCTTACCTTGACGTTGGCATTAATAGTGGTACGAAGCCATCAGTCAACCCGGCGAGTTACGCATTCGCCAAGACGTGCAGTGAgtgcaaatag